A window of Sporohalobacter salinus genomic DNA:
AAAATTAATAAATGCTTTTTTTCCTTGGGTGATTTTTTCAATTCCAATCACATTAAAAGTATTAGTTAACACTTGAGAACTAGCAGTATCACCATCTACTGCATTATAAAAATTATCAGCTCCATCTCTGTATAATAATTCGTACCCATATACAGTTTTCTTTTCATCAAAAATAGGTTGTCGAGCTACATAAGATTTAATCAGATTCCCCTCCTTTAATTGCAAAAATGAAGCTTATAATTTTTAAATTTTTCAAAAATATATGATAAATCCTATCGCAATTTCATCAAAATAAATTATAAAAATCTGAAAATAATTGAGCTTATTACTATATATTCAATAAAAAATCTTATTTTCCTAGAAAAAATTATAAAATATATGAAAAAAAGCCATCAATGGCCTATTTTAAGAAAAAAAGAAAAAATCCTTTCTTATCTTAATAATTAACCAATAAATTACAATCTAAAATAGAATTAGTATAATTTCATTCTCCTCTGACCTGTTCTATAAAGTAATCAAACAATTCCTTTTGTTCCTTTACCTCTTCAAACATCATTTCAGGATGCCACTGAACTCCAGCTAAAAATAATTTGTTTCTATCCTCAATTCCTTCTATTATCCCATCAGAAGTTCTAGCAATTATTTCCAAGCCATCCCCAACCTCTTTGATTATTTGATGGTGAATACTATTAGTTTCAATCTCTAATTTTTTGAAAGCTTTAGCTAAATGAGATTCTTTCTCTAACTTTACTTTATGCACAGGATACCACTTAGGAAAATCAAGAACATCATGATAATGTACAT
This region includes:
- a CDS encoding gamma-glutamyl-gamma-aminobutyrate hydrolase family protein, coding for MIPQRDEFEIELLKKAIKADKPTLGICRGMQLINIYYGGTLYQDLDNHMEDVHYHDVLDFPKWYPVHKVKLEKESHLAKAFKKLEIETNSIHHQIIKEVGDGLEIIARTSDGIIEGIEDRNKLFLAGVQWHPEMMFEEVKEQKELFDYFIEQVRGE